A single window of uncultured Methanospirillum sp. DNA harbors:
- the xseA gene encoding exodeoxyribonuclease VII large subunit produces MDQQTLDSWGAQEKPAVMRVSEVTAVISRLLDTPALTNIRVIGEITNYKKHGSGHLYFSLSERQGSKEFVIRCTIWKTAAKYLPWTPEDGMIVEAFGTINHYEGGGQYNLNVTQMWQSGAGEKALLIERWKKELGLKGYFSPDRKRPLPDYPVRIGVVTSETGVVIHDIQNVLSCRFPVEIVLSPTAVQGPTAHEEIAAAIRRVAPMVDLVIVGRGGGSFEDLFAFNNPAVVEAIATCPVPVIAAIGHEVDVTLADLAADVRASTPSHAAELAVRDRKTELEQISQIRSRIVRRLLSRMEQADEELNDLRDRFLPVRMERRLAERRQNLVDITDRMSSLSELSLGRLKVQATELRARLEARNPAGILMREIPERRIRVADLDRQLSHGAGSFLARYRAELDSLSKILEARSPYAAARDGYCIVLMDGRAVTSAGVLSQGEMVELKFRDGAASAVIEQVKPNEEV; encoded by the coding sequence ATGGATCAGCAGACTCTGGATTCCTGGGGAGCTCAGGAGAAACCTGCGGTCATGCGGGTATCTGAAGTTACTGCAGTGATATCCAGACTTCTTGATACCCCGGCTCTGACCAACATCAGGGTGATCGGCGAGATCACCAACTACAAGAAACACGGGTCAGGGCATCTCTACTTCTCACTTTCAGAGCGGCAGGGGAGTAAAGAGTTCGTGATCAGGTGCACGATCTGGAAGACCGCTGCCAAGTACCTCCCCTGGACACCCGAGGACGGGATGATCGTCGAGGCGTTCGGGACCATCAACCACTACGAAGGGGGAGGGCAGTACAACCTGAACGTCACCCAGATGTGGCAGTCAGGGGCAGGCGAGAAGGCCCTGCTCATCGAACGGTGGAAGAAGGAACTCGGGCTGAAAGGATACTTCTCTCCTGACCGAAAACGTCCTCTCCCTGATTACCCGGTCAGGATTGGGGTTGTCACATCAGAGACCGGTGTCGTCATCCATGACATCCAGAACGTGCTCTCCTGCAGGTTCCCGGTCGAGATCGTCCTCTCGCCGACTGCAGTGCAGGGCCCGACCGCCCATGAGGAGATTGCAGCCGCAATACGGCGGGTTGCACCAATGGTGGATCTCGTGATCGTCGGGAGAGGAGGGGGCAGTTTTGAGGACCTCTTCGCCTTCAACAACCCTGCTGTCGTGGAGGCTATCGCCACCTGCCCGGTCCCGGTCATTGCAGCCATAGGGCACGAGGTCGATGTGACCCTGGCAGATCTCGCTGCAGATGTGAGGGCATCAACACCGTCACATGCTGCCGAGCTTGCAGTCCGTGATAGGAAGACAGAACTCGAACAGATATCCCAGATCAGGAGCCGGATCGTAAGAAGACTCCTCTCCAGGATGGAGCAGGCAGACGAGGAACTCAACGATCTGCGTGACCGGTTCTTACCGGTGAGGATGGAGCGGAGACTTGCTGAACGAAGGCAGAACCTGGTTGACATCACCGATCGGATGAGCAGCCTCTCTGAACTCTCGCTCGGCAGGCTGAAGGTCCAGGCCACTGAACTCCGGGCCAGGCTTGAGGCGAGGAATCCGGCAGGTATTCTTATGAGGGAGATTCCTGAACGGAGGATCAGGGTTGCAGATCTGGACAGGCAACTCAGCCACGGGGCAGGTTCATTTCTTGCACGGTACCGTGCAGAACTAGATTCCTTATCAAAGATCCTTGAGGCACGGAGCCCGTATGCTGCTGCCAGGGACGGATACTGCATCGTCCTTATGGACGGCAGGGCAGTCACCTCTGCAGGTGTGCTCTCACAGGGCGAGATGGTGGAACTCAAATTCAGAGACGGGGCTGCATCGGCAGTCATTGAGCAGGTGAAACCGAATGAAGAAGTATGA
- the xseB gene encoding exodeoxyribonuclease VII small subunit, producing the protein MKKYEELVSDLKEIVKKIEDGETSLDEMITLYEQGSVLIKQCEERLAEAEMKISKLSKE; encoded by the coding sequence ATGAAGAAGTATGAGGAACTGGTGAGCGATCTCAAGGAGATCGTCAAGAAGATTGAGGACGGAGAGACGAGCCTTGATGAGATGATCACGCTGTATGAACAGGGGAGTGTGCTCATCAAGCAGTGCGAAGAGCGGCTGGCTGAGGCAGAGATGAAGATCAGCAAACTTTCAAAGGAGTAA